One stretch of Brettanomyces nanus chromosome 4, complete sequence DNA includes these proteins:
- a CDS encoding uncharacterized protein (EggNog:ENOG41) has translation MSFVNRGLIRSFKYGKQPQLYIHEISKDLVKASFSSNPSKLEVGTFSGIPPLPNMESQLAISTKNFVPNKDFFNLLQGVFNKHVYEDEAYKLDALNFTSSYLPIGDYKVVLQFMNQRPEYENTLGFVRVNGDGIMIKDSYQANDIYELCNSDGIVTLSDFMLKELQKQLKE, from the coding sequence ATGAGTTTCGTCAACAGAGGCTTGATTCGAAGCTTTAAGTATGGCAAACAACCACAACTTTACATCCATGAGATATCCAAAGACTTAGTTAAGGCGTCGTTTTCAAGCAATCCGTCGAAGTTGGAGGTGGGTACTTTCAGTGGAATTCCTCCGTTACCGAATATGGAGTCACAGCTAGCCATCAGTACCAAAAATTTTGTCCCGAACAAGGATTTTTTTAACTTATTACAGGGCGTATTTAATAAGCACGTCtatgaagatgaagccTACAAACTGGACGCATTGAACTTCACATCTTCTTACTTACCCATCGGAGATTATAAGGTGGTTCTTCAGTTCATGAACCAGCGTCCAGAATATGAGAATACCCTCGGTTTTGTGCGTGTAAATGGCGATGGTATCATGATAAAGGATAGCTACCAAGCTAATGATATTTATGAGCTCTGCAACTCTGATGGAATTGTAACGTTGAGTGACTTTATGCTCAAGGAACTACAAAAACAACTAAAAGAATGA
- a CDS encoding uncharacterized protein (EggNog:ENOG41), whose product MNNQVLIVGSRKTKKLTIAKKIFHASKLDHYASHSGIIITGLPVETRYYKAEVRLFIDEVSESKFAGYQEWFEQFQDTDMKELRDSIGGLIITVDMKCLDNDLSKFSEQLEQITGQMDDEFLEGSEDDKKFQWEGFKVVIGVKNGEYAIAEAQMSDIEYSILAAGFLFISVNENNEGLEQLVSVIENNQWPSMERKSITKPQIKIEDNSQELGILLERIRRAKLLASSIDDKERKETYAKTAMEELMKDL is encoded by the coding sequence ATGAACAATCAAGTTCTAATAGTGGGATCCAGGAAGACCAAAAAGCTTACAATAGCCAAGAAGATTTTCCATGCTTCAAAACTAGACCATTATGCAAGTCACAGTGGTATCATAATCACTGGGTTGCCTGTAGAGACCAGATACTACAAAGCTGAGGTAAGATTATTCATAGATGAGGTTTCGGAGAGTAAATTTGCAGGATATCAAGAATGGTTTGAACAATTTCAAGACACAGATATGAAAGAGTTGAGGGACAGCATAGGGGGGTTGATAATTACTGTTGATATGAAATGTTTGGATAATGATTTGAGTAAATTCAGTGAGCAATTGGAACAAATAACCGGCCAAATGGACgatgaatttcttgaagggAGCGAAGATGACAAAAAGTTTCAATGGGAaggattcaaagtggtcatAGGGGTAAAAAATGGGGAATATGCCATTGCTGAAGCACAAATGAGTGATATAGAGTACAGTATTTTGGCAGCAGGATTCCTTTTCATCAGCGTGAATGAAAATAATGAGGGACTTGAACAGCTTGTAAGCGTGATTGAGAATAATCAATGGCCAAGtatggaaagaaagagtattACAAAGCCGCAGATCAAAATTGAAGATAATTCTCAAGAATTGGGTATTCTACTAGAGAGAATTCGCAGGGCCAAATTACTGGCCTCGTCAATCGATGATAAAGAGCGAAAAGAGACGTATGCGAAGACAGCTATGGAAGAGTTAATGAAAGATTTATGA
- a CDS encoding uncharacterized protein (BUSCO:EOG09340KI9), which translates to MAATTAKIDGPLPGNSDGIAVSPQKPSNSLMQYSVTSDDYLDQFIPFIKAELREKDSLDDLVTNLEKTSQEKQSTLEGLSFDSVDDLTTSMDKIKTIVQTSSQLSTDLSSINRELNNTGQAFAREKKMALHYKKIYSKINETSLTINSCLDMLEKTNKILELIQNKEFYKALINLESLARVDFEEIEQFDFSVRIYNSIPTFKKMIIEETFNQLIKWMNLSVEKKLPQVGEVLYETCRAVNESWLSRQSNDPELLKFKVNSPIEISLREDQLKYFNPFEKGQVQIELGPLFHSILVAESVNELDKLREDFLNEILRRRDRLIYPIREAITNNNFEMLSNLESLKILMYSMIAFLVTDRYISGKTRYKVRSKKQAEDLFDSIMTKLVPLLELCLVKFTTTLDNAVEICDIVGCFLQISEYWGYDCRKLYDVMLSLFKLYIRLSVAQFLDDYMGLSLEDDSQPLTVDSRKQFETVTNNCFYKFEDKDFTFPKTLPYSVIYPGGCLRLRNFIHDLYKFLEKYYGKRLDSVSQIISSAVDQVLIDIILKDLDNKVHSSYKEEMSQNLINLEFFSNSVYEIEKYLNFSSEPVIIKSRTASTMIKLKAENAFKATRRRAEDGMFEMVDSKVDMLFDMVNFEWNSTTINEEPSISIKDMGLYLENMFKLDFSHLPYSMRTLLLIRSFDKITTHLKRSIFEADSITKEGVQNFEIDIDYIESLIQSLKGWGGHVTEVVGYEGDKANEALATMFVGLKQIVDLFKDGNLENYKDKSMRTTRFSSIKPEQAQTLVNKLEDYQIAQQKMLMMDRATPYSRSASGTPSSPTLEGGDQTHSMFSGLKRQATINGISFKK; encoded by the coding sequence ATGGCTGCCACTACAGCAAAGATAGATGGTCCCCTGCCAGGAAATTCTGATGGAATAGCAGTATCCCCGCAAAAGCCTTCGAATTCACTCATGCAATACTCCGTAACGTCAGATGACTACTTGGATCAGTTCATCCCATTTATAAAGGCTGAACTCCGGGAGAAGGACAGTTTGGATGATCTTGTGACTAATCTAGAAAAAACGTCGCAGGAAAAACAGAGTACCCTTGAGGGGCTTTCATTTGACTCTGTTGATGACCTTACAACCTCTATGGACAAGATAAAGACCATCGTACAGACGTCTTCCCAACTATCAACGGATTTGAGCTCAATTAATAGAGAGTTGAACAATACAGGTCAGGCCTTTGCCagggagaaaaaaatggcTTTGCATTACAAGAAGATCTACAGCAAGATCAATGAGACATCCCTAACGATCAATTCGTGTTTGGATATGTTAGAAAAGACTAACAAGATCCTAGAATTGATTCAAAATAAGGAATTTTACAAGGCTCTTATCAACTTGGAATCATTGGCTCGTGTTGATTTCGAAGAAATTGAGCAGTTTGATTTCAGTGTAAGGATTTACAATTCGATTCCAACTTTTAAAAAAATGATTATTGAAGAGACCTTTAACCAGCTTATTAAGTGGATGAACTTGAGtgtggaaaagaagttaCCTCAAGTAGGCGAAGTTTTATATGAGACTTGCAGGGCAGTGAACGAATCTTGGCTTTCGAGGCAGTCTAATGACCCAGAACTGCTTAAGTTCAAGGTGAATTCACCTATTGAGATATCACTTAGAGAAGATCAGCTCAAATATTTCAATCCTTTTGAAAAAGGTCAGGTTCAAATAGAGTTGGGTCCGCtttttcattcaattctGGTAGCTGAGTCTGTGAATGAACTTGATAAGTTGCGGGAGGATTTTTTGAATGAGATCCTTAGAAGAAGGGATCGACTGATCTACCCTATTCGAGAGGCAATAACGAACAACAACTTTGAGATGCTTTCTAATTTAGAGTCTCTCAAGATACTGATGTATTCCATGATTGCATTTTTGGTTACTGACAGATACATCTCTGGTAAAACCAGGTATAAAGTGCGAAGTAAGAAGCAAGCAGAGGATTTGTTTGATTCAATTATGACCAAGTTGGTGCCTCTTTTGGAGTTGTGTCTTGTCAAGTTCACAACTACTTTGGATAATGCCGTCGAGATATGCGACATTGTGGGATGCTTTCTCCAAATAAGTGAATATTGGGGATATGACTGTCGCAAGCTTTACGATGTAATGCTCAGTTTGTTCAAGCTATACATCAGATTGTCTGTGGCCCAATTTCTAGATGATTATATGGGATTGtcattggaagatgattcgCAACCGTTGACTGTTGATAGTCGGAAGCAATTTGAAACAGTAACAAACAACTGTTTCTACAAATTCGAGGATAAAGATTTCACATTTCCGAAGACTTTACCGTATTCGGTGATATACCCTGGAGGATGCCTCAGATTACGCAATTTTATCCATGACTTGTACaaattcttggagaagTACTATGGCAAGCGCTTGGATAGTGTTTCGCAGATCATATCTTCTGCAGTTGATCAAGTTCTAATCGATATCATTCTAAAGGATTTGGATAACAAGGTGCATTCATCTTATAAGGAGGAGATGTCtcagaatttgatcaacttAGAGTTCTTCAGTAATTCGGTCTATGAGATAGAGAAATACCTCAACTTCTCATCTGAGCCAGTTATTATCAAGTCTCGAACTGCATCCACCATGATTAAGTTGAAAGCAGAGAATGCATTTAAAGCTACCCGTCGTCGGGCCGAAGATGGAatgtttgaaatggtgGACAGTAAAGTGGATATGTTATTTGATATGGTGAACTTTGAATGGAACTCCACGACTATCAACGAGGAACCAAGTATCAGCATCAAAGATATGGGATTATATTTGGAGAATATGTTCAAATTAGACTTTTCGCATTTGCCATATTCGATGAGAACACTCTTGCTTATTAGGTCATTTGACAAGATCACCACACACTTGAAAAGATCTATTTTTGAAGCAGATTCAATTaccaaagaaggagttcAAAATTTTGAGATTGACATCGATTACATAGAATCGCTGATCCAAAGCTTGAAAGGTTGGGGTGGTCATGTGACGGAGGTAGTGGGTTATGAAGGTGACAAAGCCAACGAAGCGTTGGCCACAATGTTTGTTGGTTTAAAGCAGATTGTGGATCTATTTAAAGATGGCAATCTAGAGAATTACAAAGATAAGAGTATGAGAACTACTCGATTCAGTTCTATTAAGCCTGAACAGGCCCAGACCCTTGTAAACAAGTTGGAAGATTATCAGATAGCACAGCAAAAGATGCTGATGATGGATCGGGCTACCCCGTATTCGAGAAGTGCCAGTGGAACGCCTTCGTCACCTACACTTGAGGGCGGTGATCAGACGCACTCGATGTTCTCCGGATTAAAAAGACAGGCTACCATCAATGGAATCTCATTCAAAAAGTGA
- a CDS encoding uncharacterized protein (BUSCO:EOG09344428~EggNog:ENOG41): MKMVSTDNRRTNKKHKQKDEALESLKMKKLWEMAIQPSKNIPMNAIMMYMTPNSIQIISIMMMVMLFVGSLKDIFAVQKKFKNAQVNSRYDFFVLKGIYVLCCSGNLLVGLWKLNAMGLIPNQSSDWLTWETKLGNDQTVVL; the protein is encoded by the exons atgaagat GGTCAGTACAGATAATCGTCGCACAAACAAGAAACACAAACAAAAGGATGAGGCATTAGAaagtttgaaaatgaagaaactcTGGGAAATGGCTATCCAGCCATCGAAAAACATTCCAATGAATGCTATCATGATGTATATGACACCTAATTCTATCCAAATCATTTCcataatgatgatggtaatgTTGTTTGTCGGTTCATTGAAGGACATATTTGCCGttcagaagaagttcaaaaaCGCCCAGGTTAATTCTAGGTACGACTTTTTTGTTCTGAAGGGTATTTATGTTCTCTGCTGTTCAGGTAACTTGCTTGTTGGTCTTTGGAAATTGAATGCTATGGGCTTGATACCTAACCAAAGTAGTGACTGGTTAACTTGGGAGACTAAACTCGGAAACGATCAGACTGTGGTACTATAA
- a CDS encoding uncharacterized protein (EggNog:ENOG41): protein MSSWEQVKFSFSPRARGCYLVTEEVVRSLPQLRDYNVGMVNLFLQHTSAGISLNENCDPDVRSDMTTALNNVVPDDNGRIFDHVDEGPDDMSGHAKASIIGVSLNIPIKDGRLALGTWQGIWLMEFRNYRHTRYCLATIQGLKD, encoded by the coding sequence ATGAGTTCCTGGGAACAAGTGAAATTTTCGTTTTCTCCTCGTGCCAGAGGCTGCTATCTTGTCACCGAGGAAGTAGTTCGGTCTCTTCCTCAGTTAAGGGATTACAATGTAGGAATGGTGAATCTTTTCCTTCAGCACACTTCGGCGGGAATATCTCTTAACGAGAACTGTGATCCAGATGTCAGATCAGACATGACTACCGCATTGAATAATGTTGTACCAGATGATAATGGCCGAATATTTGATCATGTTGATGAGGGTCCTGATGACATGTCAGGTCATGCTAAGGCCTCAATTATTGGTGTTTCCTTAAATATACCGATAAAAGATGGACGCTTGGCTCTGGGTACATGGCAAGGAATTTGGCTAATGGAATTTCGGAATTACAGACATACGAGATACTGTTTGGCCACTATTCAAGGTTTAAAGGATTAA
- the ADH4_2 gene encoding Alcohol dehydrogenase adh4 produces MFSTFTRTATKSRLPSLLRLQSTFKIPEKQMGVIFYKHGGPLEYKELPVPKPKANEILINVKYSGVCHTDLHAWKGDWPLPAKLPLVGGHEGAGVVVAKGSAVTNFELGDLAGIKWLNGSCMSCEYCENGDEPNCAKADLSGYTHDGSFQQYATADALQAAHISEGTDLAQVAPILCAGVTVYKALKTADLKAGQWVAISGAAGGLGSLAVQYAKAMGLRVLGIDGGDAKKELFRSVGGDVFIDFKNYSKNETEKMNEDIRKATNGMGPHGVINVSVSESAITQSTQYVRPTGKVVLVGMPSGAVCKSDVFNHVVKSIQIRGSYVGNRADTREALQFFSAGQVKSPIKIVGLSEIAKVYELMEQGKILGRYVVDNSY; encoded by the coding sequence ATGTTCTCTACTTTTACTAGAACTGCCACCAAGTCCAGGCTTCCATCCCTTCTCAGACTCCAATCTACTTTCAAGATTCCTGAGAAACAGATGGGTGTTATCTTTTACAAGCACGGTGGACCATTGGAATACAAGGAACTTCCAGTTCCAAAACCAAAGGCAAATGAAATCTTGATTAATGTCAAGTACTCTGGTGTCTGTCACACAGATTTGCACGCATGGAAGGGTGATTGGCCATTACCAGCCAAGCTTCCTTTGGTTGGTGGTCACGAAGGTGCTGGTGTTGTTGTTGCCAAAGGTTCTGCTGTCACGAACTTTGAGCTCGGTGATCTTGCCGGTATCAAATGGTTGAATGGTTCTTGTATGTCTTGTGAATACTGCGAGAACGGTGATGAGCCAAACTGTGCCAAGGCTGATTTGTCTGGTTATACTCATGATGGTTCTTTCCAACAGTATGCCACCGCTGATGCCCTTCAAGCTGCTCATATTTCTGAGGGTACTGATCTCGCTCAGGTTGCCCCAATATTGTGTGCAGGTGTCACTGTCTACAAGGCTTTGAAAACCGCAGATTTGAAGGCTGGCCAATGGGTTGCCATTTCCGGTGCTGCCGGTGGCCTAGGTTCTTTGGCAGTTCAATACGCCAAGGCTATGGGTTTGAGAGTTTTAGGTATCGATGGAGGTGATGCCAAGAAGGAATTATTCCGTTctgttggtggtgatgtCTTTATTGACTTCAAGAACTACTCCAAGAATGAGACCGAGAAGATGAACGAGGATATTAGAAAGGCCACCAATGGTATGGGACCACATGGTGTTATAAACGTCTCTGTTTCTGAGTCTGCTATTACACAATCTACTCAGTATGTCAGACCTACCGGTAAAGTTGTGTTAGTGGGTATGCCATCTGGCGCCGTCTGCAAGTCTGATGTCTTCAATCATGTTGTTAAGTCCATTCAGATTAGAGGTTCTTACGTTGGAAACAGAGCCGATACCAGAGAGGCATTacaattcttctctgctGGTCAGGTTAAGTCTCCTATCAAGATTGTTGGATTGTCTGAGATTGCAAAGGTTTATGAGCTTATGGAACAAGGCAAGATCTTGGGAAGATATGTTGTTGACAATAGTTACTAA
- a CDS encoding uncharacterized protein (MEROPS:MER0014430), whose product MDSVLNLISEYSPFPVNSSLNTTREYARGLSKEIAFILLDNETLRSVIHPVVIFYVSMSIVAATLIAIGSYATIEKPANAIDPNPNHPLFDQSDKDRTLVPDASISTSTAAFMPLIAGIGLVSLYFLIQHIDKDKLAEFLSNYLLVAGYSADSFTLSFVYKVICRKLAYWTGKSSLTFNPRYNMTFSKDSMVHPAGLEPGMLLPETSEEEKIIKEEALLSARNSVAKEDQLFNVYFTKGDIYSNALSCLLTLILLLLDYNSNWVLRNIASSLLAIYGIAKCRLTSFKVAITVLVLFFAYDIYFVFGSDIMMSVATNIDIPVKLMIPNSASRTEGTVQLSLLGLGDIILPGCVIALCLRFDLYIFHEKNPNTEFHHLQSYPKPYFYDALIFYSLGLAATCSAMYVFEQGQPALLYLSPSLLIAIFVTAGVKGELRTLWDYQEDTDTDIFKKDKDIEIDILCSKETLYLAGKIDDKEEEEEEEEDEDYEPEEVDDDEEEAYDI is encoded by the coding sequence ATGGATTCAGTACTTAACCTGATTAGTGAATACTCACCATTTCCTGTAAATTCATCACTCAACACCACAAGAGAGTATGCACGGGGTCTTTCTAAGGAGATAGCATTTATACTGCTTGACAACGAAACGCTGAGGAGCGTAATACATCCTGTCGTGATCTTCTACGTTTCGATGAGTATCGTTGCTGCTACATTGATAGCTATTGGATCTTATGCCACTATAGAGAAACCTGCCAATGCTATAGATCCCAATCCAAACCACCCTCTATTTGATCAATCTGATAAAGACAGGACACTAGTTCCCGATGCTTCtatttcaacttcaacgGCCGCATTTATGCCGTTAATTGCCGGTATCGGTTTGGTGAgtctttattttttaatCCAGCACATAGATAAAGATAAACTAGCTGAATTTCTAAGCAATTACTTGCTAGTCGCTGGCTACAGTGCTGATTCATTTACCTTGAGCTTCGTTTATAAGGTCATTTGCAGAAAATTGGCCTATTGGACTGGTAAAAGTTCCCTCACATTCAATCCCAGATATAATATGACATTTTCCAAGGATTCCATGGTACACCCAGCCGGTCTAGAGCCGGGGATGCTTCTTCCAGAGACctctgaagaggaaaaaattaTCAAAGAGGAAGCACTACTTTCTGCACGTAACTCTGTGGCAAAGGAGGACCAGTTGTTCAACGTTTACTTTACTAAAGGTGACATTTATAGCAACGCTTTGAGCTGCTTGCTTACTTTAATTCTCTTACTTCTCGATTACAACAGTAACTGGGTTCTCAGAAATATTGCCAGTTCCCTTCTTGCAATTTATGGCATTGCAAAGTGCCGATTGACTAGTTTCAAAGTAGCCATCACTGTccttgttctcttctttgcatATGATATATATTTTGTTTTTGGTTCTGACATAATGATGTCTGTGGCTACAAATATCGATATCCCAGTGAAACTTATGATTCCGAACAGTGCCTCAAGAACCGAAGGCACTGTTCAACTTTCTCTCTTGGGATTGGGAGATATAATTTTACCGGGATGTGTTATAGCTCTATGCCTCAGATTCGACTTGTACATTTTCCACGAGAAAAATCCTAACACAGAATTCCACCATCTACAGAGCTACCCAAAACCGTACTTTTATGATGCCTTAATCTTTTATTCGTTGGGGCTAGCAGCTACATGTTCAGCAATGTATGTCTTTGAACAGGGACAGCCTGCACTTTTATACCTATCACCATCGCTATTGATTGCAATATTTGTTACTGCAGGAGTGAAAGGAGAGCTTAGAACTTTATGGGATTATCAGGAAGATACGGATACAGACATCTTtaaaaaagacaaagataTAGAAATCGATATTCTTTGTTCCAAGGAGACATTGTACTTGGCCGGgaaaattgatgataaagaagaagaggaggaggaagaggaggacgaGGACTACgaaccagaagaagttgatgacgacgaagaGGAGGCCTATGATATTTGA
- a CDS encoding uncharacterized protein (EggNog:ENOG41): MQSYGTYIANSTSFDNGTATTTSDITASSSSIQFSLTEEEATPSATSSEASSIPNSPVSTTSSTLASQATGDAKTGRGTFYEVGNDNCGTSSTDEDLVCAIAKSLYDSSASSDSISTYCGEYITANYDGKSVRVKVVDSCESCAETDLDFSPSAFQQLADLDIGVIEITWNWD, translated from the exons ATGC AATCTTACGGTACTTATATTGCAAACTCAACTTCTTTCGATAATGGAACTGCTACCACTACCAGTGATATTACTGCAAGCTCATCATCGATCCAGTTTTCATTAactgaggaagaagcaACCCCTTCTGCTACCTCCTCAGAAGCTTCAAGTATTCCAAATTCTCCTGTATCaactacttcttcaactttggCATCGCAGGCTACCGGTGATGCTAAGACGGGCAGAGGAACTTTCTACGAGGTTGGAAATGATAATTGCGGGACTTCTTCAACCgatgaagatcttgttTGTGCTATCGCCAAATCATTGTACGATAGTAGTGCAAGTTCCGATTCTATCTCAACTTATTGTGGTGAATATATTACCGCCAACTATGATGGAAAGTCTGTTCGTGTTAAAGTCGTGGATTCTTGTGAATCTTGTGCTGAAACGGATTTGGACTTTTCACCATCGGCTTTCCAGCAATTGGCAGATTTAGATATCGGCGTTATTGAAATTACTTGGAACTGGGATTAA
- a CDS encoding uncharacterized protein (EggNog:ENOG41), producing MSSKDKKPLVPHGWVAIWDDKYQEWYYVNEKTENSQWEPPEGTKLPKVPPPPSHPPSSAKNVDATTAQQQYHPQQQLQQQPQYTQQQPQQQVQQETTTSSGPGYGGVAAGAMGGMLVGSVMARNRMRRTAMIGAAARRPAMRRRR from the exons ATGTCTAGTAAGGATAAGAAACCACTTGTTCCACATGGATGGGTCGCCATCTGGGATGATAAATACCAAG AGTGGTATTACGTTAATGAAAAGACCGAAAATTCTCAGTGGGAACCTCCTGAAGGAACCAAGTTGCCTAAagttcctcctcctccttctcatcCTCCATCGTCTGCCAAAAATGTTGACGCAACAACTGCTCAGCAACAGTACCACCCTCAACAGCAACTTCAACAGCAACCTCAATATACTCAACAGCAACCTCAACAGCAAGTGCAACAAGAAACCACCACTTCTTCGGGTCCGGGCTATGGAGGTGTTGCAGCAGGTGCCATGGGTGGTATGTTAGTTGGTAGTGTCATGGCCAGAAACAGAATGAGAAGAACTGCCATGATTGGTGCAGCTGCAAGGAGACCAGCAATGCGCAGAAGACGCTAG
- a CDS encoding uncharacterized protein (EggNog:ENOG41) — translation MMTDLSHSRGHETSSVKRSCFRKSQFLIQRNNIPVTKSLNISSENDDKDEGDNGIEGFSDYKADSRRPLIKSLSVISAPLDDYQVSRAVAQYSDSEIDDDECFSKGDQCTSKRRKSSIGVTRMHCHRDISTSRVTRVSTSFSTADPTLRCSSVSSSIATPPFAKYSLLSSDLISSLPKSSKEMDRYSLSPSPCCRSRNSLPDLDFTARSRCFDYLVGAIDEAWARYCNATSHDEEVAYGYEQDDGDSQHANANRVRSILSCQSCKCGGESNSLASSDEDDYGTEFSASTSITDYDSDVCNDTRKVPPKQQHYRVSEVPENMRLQKLKDRLIKAKYYLQDYVDSEEVDDSLLFWKKWDLIKYSAIELVEDDDEDDIVETTIEELEYGRFAASICA, via the exons ATGATG ACCGATCTCAGTCATAGCCGTGGCCATGAAACTTCCAGTGTGAAGAGATCGTGCTTCAGAAAATCACAGTTTCTAATCCAGAGAAATAATATCCCTGTCACCAAATCCCTGAATATAAGTTCAGAGAATGACGATAAGGATGAAGGAGATAATGGTATCGAAGGATTTTCTGACTATAAAGCAGATAGCCGCAGGCCTCTGATAAAATCACTAAGTGTCATATCTGCTCCTCTGGATGATTACCAGGTGTCGAGAGCCGTCGCACAGTATAGCGACAgtgagattgatgatgatgaatgCTTTAGTAAGGGAGATCAATGTACCAGCAAGAGACGCAAGTCGTCGATTGGTGTTACAAGGATGCATTGTCACAGAGATATTTCTACTTCACGTGTAACACGTGTTTCTACATCTTTCTCCACTGCTGATCCAACTCTTCGTTGTTCATCTGTCTCCTCATCAATTGCCACACCACCCTTTGCTAAAtactctcttctctcttctgatcTCATTAGCTCATTACCCAAAAGCTCCAAGGAAATGGACAGATATAGCCTATCGCCCTCTCCTTGTTGTAGATCTCGGAATTCGCTTCCAGATCTTGACTTTACAGCTAGATCTCGCTGCTTTGACTATCTAGTGGGTGCCATCGACGAAGCATGGGCTCGTTATTGTAATGCCACCTCGCacgatgaagaggttgcTTATGGCTATGAGCAGGATGACGGTGACAGTCAACATGCTAATGCGAATCGTGTTAGGAGTATTCTGAGTTGTCAATCCTGTAAATGTGGAGGTGAATCCAATTCTTTAGCTTCTTccgatgaggatgattaTGGTACAGAATTTTCTGCTTCTACGAGCATCACTGATTATGATAGTGATGTTTGCAATGACACCAGGAAAGTCCCACCGAAACAGCAGCACTACCGTGTGTCGGAGGTTCCAGAGAACATGAGGCTTCAGAAGCTTAAAGACAGACTTATAAAGGCCAAATATTATCTTCAGGATTATGTAGAttctgaagaagttgacgaCAGCCTTTtattttggaagaaatgggACTTGATTAAGTACTCTGCCATCGAATTGGTGgaggatgacgatgaagatgatataGTTGAAACGactattgaagaattggaatATGGAAGGTTTGCTGCTTCGATTTGTGCATAG
- the BAT1 gene encoding Mitochondrial branched-chain amino acid (BCAA) aminotransferase, protein MSSTTTAPAALDASKLVIHKTSTPKEKLPNEKLVFGRSFTDHMLTIPWNRTAGWGTPVIKPYAPLTLDPSAVVFHYAFELFEGLKAYRDPKGQIRMFRPDKNMIRMNKSADRICLPTFENEELITLIGELLKVDSSFIPSERGYSLYIRPTMIGTTPGLGVHTPDDALLYVICSPVGPYYSTGFKAVRLEATDYAVRAWPGGVGDKKLGANYAPSVKPQLEAAKRGYQQNLWLFGPEKHVTEVGTMNFFIAFKDSNGVKELVTAPLDGMILEGVTRDSILALCREKLDKKEWKVNERYCSISEIEERAKKGEVVEAFGSGTAAVVSPVKEIGYNSEHISIPILPGEEAGALTKQIAEWIAQRQYGIVESDWSRIVKEQTS, encoded by the coding sequence ATGTCCTCTACTACTACTGCTCCTGCAGCGCTTGATGCCTCTAAGTTGGTGATCCATAAAACCAGTACCCCTAAGGAAAAGCTTCCCAATGAAAAGTTAGTCTTCGGTAGATCATTCACCGATCACATGTTGACTATCCCATGGAACAGAACTGCCGGATGGGGTACGCCTGTTATTAAGCCATACGCTCCTCTTACTTTGGATCCGTCTGCCGTTGTGTTCCATTATGCCTTTGAGTTGTTTGAAGGCTTGAAGGCTTACAGAGATCCCAAGGGTCAGATCAGAATGTTCCGTCCTGACAAGAACATGATCAGAATGAATAAGTCTGCCGACAGAATATGCTTGCCTACGTTTGAAAACGAGGAATTGATAACCTTGATCGGAGAGCTCTTGAAGGTcgactcttctttcattCCAAGCGAAAGGGGCTACTCTCTCTACATTAGGCCAACCATGATTGGTACTACCCCGGGTTTGGGTGTGCATACACCAGATGATGCTCTTTTGTACGTTATATGCTCCCCGGTTGGCCCTTACTATTCGACCGGTTTCAAGGCTGTTCGTTTGGAGGCCACCGATTACGCCGTTAGAGCCTGGCCTGGTGGAGTTGGTGACAAGAAGTTGGGTGCTAATTATGCTCCATCTGTTAAGCCACAATTGGAGGCAGCCAAGAGAGGTTACCAGCAGAATTTATGGTTGTTTGGCCCTGAAAAGCATGTCACGGAGGTTGGTACTATGAACTTTTTCATTGCTTTCAAGGACTCCAATGGTGTCAAGGAGCTTGTCACTGCTCCTTTGGATGGTATGATTTTGGAAGGTGTTACTAGAGATTCCATTTTGGCCTTGTGTAGAGAAAAActtgataagaaagagtgGAAGGTCAACGAGAGATATTGCTCGATCtctgaaattgaagagagagcCAAGAAGGGCGAGGTTGTCGAGGCCTTCGGTTCCGGTACCGCCGCTGTTGTTTCTCCAGTTAAGGAGATAGGCTACAATAGTGAGCACATCAGCATCCCAATCCTTCCTGGTGAAGAGGCCGGTGCCTTGACCAAGCAGATTGCTGAGTGGATTGCTCAGAGACAGTATGGTATTGTCGAGAGCGATTGGTCGAGAATCGTTAAAGAACAGACTTCTTAG